The proteins below come from a single Piscinibacter gummiphilus genomic window:
- a CDS encoding (2Fe-2S)-binding protein codes for MTTMNVNGKTVNVDADPSTPVLWALRDNLQLTGTKFGCGAALCGACTVHVDGQPTRSCVTPISAVGTQKITTIEAMADDKVGRAVQAAWIKHDVAQCGYCQSGQIMSAIGLLKSKRRPSDADIDTAMAGNICRCGTYARIRAAIKDAAQALA; via the coding sequence ATGACCACGATGAACGTCAATGGCAAGACGGTGAACGTCGATGCCGACCCTTCCACCCCCGTGCTGTGGGCGCTGCGCGACAACCTGCAGCTCACCGGCACCAAGTTCGGCTGCGGTGCGGCGCTGTGCGGCGCCTGCACGGTGCACGTCGACGGCCAGCCCACGCGCAGCTGCGTGACGCCGATCTCCGCGGTGGGCACGCAGAAGATCACCACCATCGAGGCGATGGCCGACGACAAGGTCGGCCGTGCGGTGCAGGCCGCATGGATCAAGCATGACGTGGCGCAATGCGGCTACTGCCAGAGCGGCCAGATCATGAGCGCCATTGGCCTGCTCAAGAGCAAACGCCGCCCGAGCGATGCCGACATCGACACCGCCATGGCCGGCAACATCTGCCGCTGCGGCACCTACGCGCGCATCCGCGCCGCCATCAAAGACGCCGCGCAGGCGCTGGCGTGA
- the pdxH gene encoding pyridoxamine 5'-phosphate oxidase, with protein MSTQNIADLRKSYERAELDEEASREDPLEQFGLWLQQALDAQVPEPNAMTLATVGEGGRPSTRIVLIKGFDARGIVWYTNYESRKGRELALHAQAALQFHWVELERVVRIEGRVEKTSADESDAYFNSRPLDNRLGAWASPQSQVISSRAVLVANAAKAAARYALSPPRPPHWGGYRLVPDTWEFWQGRKSRLHDRLRYRLEGTSWVRERLAP; from the coding sequence ATGAGCACCCAGAACATCGCCGACCTGCGCAAGAGCTACGAGCGCGCCGAGCTGGACGAAGAGGCCTCGCGCGAGGACCCGCTCGAGCAATTCGGCCTGTGGCTGCAGCAGGCACTCGATGCGCAGGTGCCCGAGCCGAACGCGATGACGCTTGCCACCGTGGGCGAAGGCGGCCGGCCATCGACGCGCATCGTGCTCATCAAGGGCTTCGATGCGCGCGGCATCGTCTGGTACACCAACTACGAGAGCCGCAAGGGGCGTGAGCTGGCCTTGCACGCACAGGCGGCGCTGCAGTTCCACTGGGTCGAGTTGGAGCGCGTGGTGCGCATCGAAGGACGCGTGGAGAAGACGAGCGCCGACGAGTCGGATGCGTACTTCAACTCGCGCCCGCTCGACAACCGCCTCGGCGCCTGGGCCTCGCCGCAGAGCCAGGTGATCTCGTCGCGCGCCGTGCTGGTGGCCAATGCCGCGAAGGCGGCGGCGCGTTATGCGCTCTCGCCACCGCGCCCGCCACACTGGGGTGGCTACCGCCTGGTGCCCGACACCTGGGAGTTCTGGCAGGGCCGCAAGTCGCGGCTGCACGATCGGCTGCGCTATCGGCTCGAGGGCACGAGCTGGGTGCGCGAACGCCTCGCACCCTGA